ATCGATACCCGGCAAGGTTTTCAGCACGAACCGCGACAGCGCCATCAACGCCCCGGTATTGCCGGCACTGACACAGGCCTGCGCCTTGCCATCACGTACCAGCTCCAAGGCGATACGCATCGATGAGTCTGGCTTGCCGCGCAAGGCTTGCGTCGGTTTTTCGTCCATGGTGATGACTTCGCTCGCCGGGACAATACTCAGGCGCGCGCGATCGGCAGCCGATTGGCCGTGGATCAATTCTTCAAGAAGGGAGGGTTGACCGACGAGGGTCAGATGCAGCGAGGGCGTAGCGGACAGGCAAGCAAGGCTGGCCTGAACAATGCTGCGGGGACCGAAGTCCCCGCCCATTGCGTCAATCGCGATGACTTGAGCGGACAAGTGATTACTCGTCAGCGCCCTTGTCGATCACTTTACGGCCACGGTATACGCCTTCTGGCGAAACGTGGTGACGCAGGTGAACTTCACCGGTGGTTTTTTCTACAGACAGGGTGCTAGCCTCGAGAGCGTCGTGCGAACGGCGCATGTCACGGGCAGAGCGGGATTTTTTGTTCTGCTGAACAGCCATAATTGATTAACTCCTAAACGTTTGGGTCACGCTTTAACTGCGCCAATACACTGAACGGGTTGGACCGCGTTACCTCGTCCTCGCTCGGTTCGGGCTCATCTGCTCCCGCCGGCTGCTGGCATTCTTCCGGATGATGAGCAGGCACAATAGGCAAGGCGAGCAGAAGCTCTTCCTCGACCAGTGACTGCAGATCCAATGGATCTTCGCCCAGTTCCAGCACGTCATAACCTTTCGGTAACGACTGGGTATTCGCACCCTCCTTCACTACAGCGTAACTGCATTCGCTGTGGATCGGCAGGGTGACCAGCTCAAGACAACGCTGGCAAACCATTTTGACTTCGGTGTCGATAAAGCTGTGGATGACCACAGATTTACGTTCATCTCGTTCAAAAACGAATTTCGCCTGCACCGTACCGACATCGTCGGAAAGCGGGTCGCAGAGTCTCTTCAAATCGGCCAGCAGCAGCTCACCTTGAAGGGTGGTGCCACGGTCAGCCAATTTGCGCGGGTCAACGTGAGGTGGAATCGGGTCATTCAACATAGGCGCAGCATTATAGGGATGCCCCCACCCTTGTCAAAGGAAATTGTGCCCTGTCCGTCACTTGCGTGCCTCCGCTAGAATCTGCACCTGCCTCAGGAGACGCGAATGTTGCCTTTATTACTCGCTTCAAGCTCGACCTATCGCCGGGAATTGCTCGGCCGCCTGCATTTACCGTTCGTCTGCAGCTCGCCGGATATCGATGAAAGCCATCGCCCAGGCGAGCCGGCCATCGAACTGGTCAAACGCCTGGCCGAGCAAAAGGCCCGAGCGTTGGCCGACAGCCATCCCGCACATCTGATCATCGGCTCCGATCAGGTTGCCGTACTTGGCGATCAAATCATCGGCAAGCCGCACACCTTTGAAAAGGCTCGCGAACAACTGATGGCCGCCAGTGGCGCAAGCGTGACCTTCCTCACCGGCCTCGCCTTGCTGAACAGCGAGACCGGCGCATGTCAGGTCGATTGCGTGCCGTTCACCGTGCACATGCGCCAGCTGGATCAGGCGCGCGTCGAGCGCTACTTGCGCATCGAGCAACCGTACGACTGCGCTGGCAGCTTCAAGGCCGAGGGCCTGGGTGTGAGCCTGTTTCAGGCCACCGAAGGGCCTGACGCCAGCAGCCTGATCGGCCTGCCACTGATTCGCCTGATCGATATGCTGCTGGTTGAAGGCGTGCAGATTCCTTAAAGCAAAAGATCGCAGCCTTCGGCAGCTCCTACACCGATCTGTGCAGGAGCTGCCGTAGGCTGCGATCTTTGGATCTTTACAGTGACTTAACGCAAAGAAGGTCCGTGGAAACCCATCCACATCGCCAGTTGCTCAGCCACGCTGGCGCCGAGCTTTTTCGAGAAGCGATCGAACGGCGATCCCTGCACAGTGAAATCCACCAGTTCTTTCTCGCCAATCACATCCCGAGCTACGGAACTGGCGCTGCCCAGACCATCGATCAAGCCCAACGGCAACGCCTGCTCGCCCGACCAGACCAGTCCGGAAAACAGTTCCGGATGTTCCTTGTCCTTCAGACGATCACCACGCCCCTGCTTGACGCTGTTGATGAACTGTTTGTGCGTGGTATCGAGCACGCCCTGCCAGAACGCCGTTTCTTCAGGCTTCTGCGGCTGGAACGGATCGAGGAACGACTTGTGCTCACCCGAGGTGTAAGTGCGACGCTCGACGCCCAGTTTTTCCATGGTGCCGACAAAGCCGTAACCGGCCGCCGTCACGCCAATCGAACCGACCAGACTGGCCTTGTCGGCGTAGATCTGATCCGCCGCGCTGGCGATGTAATAGGCGCCGGACGCACCGAGATCGGAAATCACCGCATACAGCTTGATCTCCGGATGCAAGCCGCGCAGACGCTTGATCTCGTCATACACGTAGCCCGACTGCACCGGACTGCCGCCAGGACTGTTGATCCGCAGCACGACGCCTTTGACCTTCTTGTCCTCGAATGCCGCGCGCAGGCTGCCGACAATATTGTCGGCACTGGCCGGCTCTTTGTCGGCAATCACGCCATCGATCTCGATCAATGCCGTGTAGTTCGGCCCGCGCGTAGCGCTCTTTTCCATGTCCATCAGCGGCGTGAACAGCAGCAGCGCCACAAACAGATAAACAAACGTCAGCAGCTTGAAAAAAATCCCCCAGCGCCGCGAACGACGCTGTTCCTGCACACCGGCCAACAGGGTCTTTTCCAATAGCTTCCAGCTTTTCGCGTCACCATCGTCGGCACTTGCCTTGGCCGGTGCTTTCCATTCGTCGGTCATGCCATCTACCCCAGCAAAAACGTATTAAGCCCGCTGCCCCAGCCAGGCATGCAATTCAGAAAAACGATCGATCGACAGGCACGGCTCGAACTGCTGCAACGATTCGATAGATTGCGCGCCATAACTGACCGCCACCGAATCCATCCCCGCGTTACGTGCCATCAGCAAATCGAAGGACGAATCGCCGACCATCAACGCCTGCTCCGGGCGTACCCC
This window of the Pseudomonas fluorescens genome carries:
- a CDS encoding Maf family protein, translating into MLPLLLASSSTYRRELLGRLHLPFVCSSPDIDESHRPGEPAIELVKRLAEQKARALADSHPAHLIIGSDQVAVLGDQIIGKPHTFEKAREQLMAASGASVTFLTGLALLNSETGACQVDCVPFTVHMRQLDQARVERYLRIEQPYDCAGSFKAEGLGVSLFQATEGPDASSLIGLPLIRLIDMLLVEGVQIP
- a CDS encoding YceD family protein, whose protein sequence is MLNDPIPPHVDPRKLADRGTTLQGELLLADLKRLCDPLSDDVGTVQAKFVFERDERKSVVIHSFIDTEVKMVCQRCLELVTLPIHSECSYAVVKEGANTQSLPKGYDVLELGEDPLDLQSLVEEELLLALPIVPAHHPEECQQPAGADEPEPSEDEVTRSNPFSVLAQLKRDPNV
- the sppA gene encoding signal peptide peptidase SppA, with protein sequence MTDEWKAPAKASADDGDAKSWKLLEKTLLAGVQEQRRSRRWGIFFKLLTFVYLFVALLLFTPLMDMEKSATRGPNYTALIEIDGVIADKEPASADNIVGSLRAAFEDKKVKGVVLRINSPGGSPVQSGYVYDEIKRLRGLHPEIKLYAVISDLGASGAYYIASAADQIYADKASLVGSIGVTAAGYGFVGTMEKLGVERRTYTSGEHKSFLDPFQPQKPEETAFWQGVLDTTHKQFINSVKQGRGDRLKDKEHPELFSGLVWSGEQALPLGLIDGLGSASSVARDVIGEKELVDFTVQGSPFDRFSKKLGASVAEQLAMWMGFHGPSLR
- the rpmF gene encoding 50S ribosomal protein L32, whose amino-acid sequence is MAVQQNKKSRSARDMRRSHDALEASTLSVEKTTGEVHLRHHVSPEGVYRGRKVIDKGADE